The region GCAAATGTTTCATGAGCAGCTGCTACTGTTTCTTTAACTTTTACATCAGCAGCTTTAGTTCCAGTAGGTTTTCCAGACCATTTTAAATGTGCTAAAAATTCAATGTTGCCTTCTCCGCCAGTAATCGGTGAAAAATCGAGCGCTTGAACATCATAACCCAAGGTAAGAGAAAAATGAAGGAGTTCTTGTACTATTTTCTGGTGAATATCGGAATCTCGGATAATACCTTTTTCTCCCACATCTTCTCGATTGGCTTCAAATTGGGGTTTGATTAAAGCTAACACGTCTCCATTTATGGCTATAATATCTTTTAACACAGGCAAAATTACGCGTAAAGAAATAAAAGAAACATCAATCGAAACCAGGTTAGGTTGACCTTTTGTAAAGTCCTTTAATGTACTATTTCTAAAATTGGTTTGCTCCATGACCACAACCCGCGGGTCTTGTCTTAATTTCCAAGCCAACTGATTGGTCCCTACATCTAAGGCATAGCTCATTTTCGCTCCATGCTGTAAAGCAGCGTCTGTGAAACCGCCAGTTGAAGATCCTATATCCAATAGAATCTTATCTTGCACCCCTACATTAAAAACTTTTATCGCTTTTTCTAACTTTAAACCTCCACGGCTGACATACCGTAGCTGTTCCCCTTTACACTTTAATTGAGTAGTCACAGGAATTTTTTCTCCAGCTGTATCAATTCGCTCGTTGTTATCGGTTAATACAATCCCTGCCATAATTGCTCGTTTAGCTTTATCAATAGAACTAAATAAACCTTGTTCTACGAGAAGGACATCTGCACGTTCTTTTTTCATAACTTCTTCCCCTCTTTACTGAACGGATAGTAAATCAAGCAAATCAAACAATAACTGACTATCCAATTCTTTATCCGCTTGCTTATACGCCATTTCAATTTGTCTCAAGTTTTCTTTAGCTTTTGTAATTTCGTTTCTTAAAGCTTCTTTTGCTCCTTCTAAAGTTAACAAAGCCGGATAAGTACTTTTACTTAAGACTGCATCCTTACCAGTCTGTTTACCTAATGTCTTTGTATCGCCGATCACATCAAGAATATCATCTAAAATTTGAAAAGCCAATCCAAAATGAGTCGCAAAATCAAGCAACAACCGTTCAACATCTGCTGAAACTTCAGCTATGAGCCCGCCTGCATAAACAGCAAACTTCAATAGTTCACCTGTTTTTTTCTCATGAACAGCCTTTAAAGCTGCTAACGATAATGCTTGATTTTCTCCTTCCATGTCTTCTACTTGTCCAGCTACCATCCCATTTGGTCCTGCAGCTTGAGCCAAAGCTAGAATCAAGGCTACTTTTTTTGAAGCCGGCAATAAACTGCCAGCTAAAATTTCAAACGCTTGTGTCAGTAAGCCATCTCCGGCTAAAATCGCTATATCTTCGCCATAAACTTTATGGTTAGTAGGTTTCCCACGTCTTAAATCATCATCATCCATTGCAGGGAGGTCATCATGAATCAAAGAATAGGTATGAATAAATTCCAATGCTGCTGCAGCTTCGTAGCCTTGGCTTACTTCTCCACCGAGAGCTTGAATAGTAGCTAACAATAACAGTGGCCGGATTCGTTTGCCGCCAGCAGTCAGCGAATAATGCATCGCTTGATGAAGTGTGCCATTTGAATTTGATTGTTCTTCTAAATAAGCGACAAGAACTTTCTCAATTTGAGGTTTTTCTTTTTGCTGAAACAGATTAAATTCCATTCGTTGCTTTCCCCCTTTTACTCTGTACCCTCTGCATTTTCAAAAATGGTTTCTGCTCCATTTTCATCGACAATTTTTGTGAGTGTCTTTTCTGCATTTTGCAAAGTCTCTTTACAAACTTTACTCAACGCTACACCTTTTTGGAATTGGTCTAATGCTTCTTCTAAAGGAACGTCTCCTCTTTCCAGTTTAGTAACTATTTCTTCTAGTTGCTGCATAGCTTCTTCAAATTTTACAGTTTCTTTTGTACTCACTTTTATTCCTCCATTTTGTTCACTACTTTTGCTTCAATACTGCCTTCATGTAAATGAATATGCACTAAATCTTCAACTTGAACTTGTTCTGCATTTTTAATAACTTTATCGTCTTTTGTAATGTAGCTGTACCCGCGATTCATGATTTTTAACGGACTTAGATAATCCAACGACTGTACCGCGTAATCAAATCGCTTTACTTGATTCTCCATAAAACGATTCATTTCAGTTTGCAACTGTTGGTTCAGTGTTTGTAAGTCGTCTTGCTTTTGCTTTACAAGGTGGCTTGGATCACTCAACATCAGTTTGTAAGTCAATAAACTATAATGTTGCTTTTCGGTTTTTACTCTTTCT is a window of Carnobacterium mobile DSM 4848 DNA encoding:
- a CDS encoding exodeoxyribonuclease VII small subunit, producing MKVSTKETVKFEEAMQQLEEIVTKLERGDVPLEEALDQFQKGVALSKVCKETLQNAEKTLTKIVDENGAETIFENAEGTE
- a CDS encoding polyprenyl synthetase family protein, whose product is MEFNLFQQKEKPQIEKVLVAYLEEQSNSNGTLHQAMHYSLTAGGKRIRPLLLLATIQALGGEVSQGYEAAAALEFIHTYSLIHDDLPAMDDDDLRRGKPTNHKVYGEDIAILAGDGLLTQAFEILAGSLLPASKKVALILALAQAAGPNGMVAGQVEDMEGENQALSLAALKAVHEKKTGELLKFAVYAGGLIAEVSADVERLLLDFATHFGLAFQILDDILDVIGDTKTLGKQTGKDAVLSKSTYPALLTLEGAKEALRNEITKAKENLRQIEMAYKQADKELDSQLLFDLLDLLSVQ
- a CDS encoding TlyA family RNA methyltransferase — encoded protein: MKKERADVLLVEQGLFSSIDKAKRAIMAGIVLTDNNERIDTAGEKIPVTTQLKCKGEQLRYVSRGGLKLEKAIKVFNVGVQDKILLDIGSSTGGFTDAALQHGAKMSYALDVGTNQLAWKLRQDPRVVVMEQTNFRNSTLKDFTKGQPNLVSIDVSFISLRVILPVLKDIIAINGDVLALIKPQFEANREDVGEKGIIRDSDIHQKIVQELLHFSLTLGYDVQALDFSPITGGEGNIEFLAHLKWSGKPTGTKAADVKVKETVAAAHETFASKHN